From one Staphylococcus kloosii genomic stretch:
- the thiD gene encoding bifunctional hydroxymethylpyrimidine kinase/phosphomethylpyrimidine kinase — MALKKTLTIAGSDTSAGAGMQADLKTFQELQTYGIVALTSIVTMDKETWSHDVTPIPFDVFEKQLETAISIGPDAVKTGMLGTEEVIKRAGEAFEESGADYFVVDPVMVCKGEDEVLNPGNTDAMIKYLLPKATVVTPNLFEAGQLSNLGKLTTIDDMKKAAKIIHEQGASHVIIKGGKALDQEKSYDLYFDGQNYYQLTTDMFQQSYNHGAGCTFAAATTAYLANGKSPKEAVIAAKAFVASAIKNGWKMNDFVGPVDHGAYNRVEQIDVAVTEV; from the coding sequence ATGGCATTAAAAAAAACATTAACAATTGCCGGTTCTGACACTAGTGCTGGCGCTGGAATGCAAGCTGACTTAAAAACTTTTCAAGAGTTACAAACATATGGCATTGTAGCTTTAACTTCAATTGTAACGATGGATAAAGAAACATGGTCACACGATGTAACACCAATTCCATTTGACGTTTTTGAAAAGCAATTAGAAACAGCAATTTCTATCGGACCTGATGCAGTCAAAACAGGTATGCTAGGTACTGAAGAAGTTATCAAACGTGCTGGAGAAGCATTTGAAGAATCAGGCGCTGATTACTTTGTCGTAGACCCTGTTATGGTTTGTAAAGGTGAAGATGAAGTCTTAAACCCAGGTAATACTGATGCAATGATTAAATATCTATTACCAAAAGCAACTGTTGTAACACCAAATTTATTTGAAGCGGGTCAATTATCTAATTTAGGTAAATTAACTACGATTGATGATATGAAAAAAGCTGCTAAAATCATTCATGAACAAGGTGCAAGTCATGTAATTATTAAAGGCGGTAAAGCGTTAGATCAAGAAAAATCATACGATTTATATTTCGATGGTCAAAATTACTATCAATTAACTACAGACATGTTCCAACAAAGTTATAACCATGGAGCAGGCTGTACTTTCGCAGCGGCTACTACTGCTTATTTAGCCAATGGTAAATCACCTAAAGAAGCAGTTATTGCTGCCAAAGCATTCGTTGCTTCAGCTATTAAGAATGGCTGGAAAATGAATGACTTTGTTGGACCAGTTGATCATGGCGCATATAATCGCGTAGAACAAATAGACGTAGCAGTAACAGAAGTTTAA
- a CDS encoding lactate/malate family dehydrogenase, with protein MKLGIIGIGKVGSQFLTDIQYMNQFSEITVIDSNEKLLKGEVLDHQHMQGLASTNSIDVHVGDYKDLADANLIVITASTPMDASIVDRTSLARNNKTIVKDIMSRIEQVTHDAIIIFITNPVDAMTYIATTASNYPKHKILGTGTLLESARFRKLIANHYNIDPKSVEAFVMGEHGKHAVPIWSRVRIAGMTIEEFEELYDCEPIDKEAISSIIDKVAFDVLHNKGWTNTAISRATVELVNTIVLNQRAILPVTSMLEGEYNKYNVGLGMPTLISNRGVEKRFALKLDEIELQRLADAEAYIKEAIAVEEA; from the coding sequence ATGAAATTAGGAATCATTGGTATTGGCAAGGTAGGAAGCCAATTTTTGACAGATATTCAATATATGAATCAATTTTCTGAAATAACGGTTATTGATAGTAACGAAAAGTTACTTAAAGGCGAAGTACTAGATCATCAACATATGCAAGGTTTAGCTTCAACAAATAGTATTGATGTACATGTTGGAGATTATAAAGATTTGGCAGATGCGAATCTTATCGTTATAACGGCAAGTACGCCAATGGACGCATCAATTGTAGATCGTACTAGCTTGGCACGAAATAATAAAACGATTGTGAAAGATATTATGTCACGTATTGAACAAGTTACACATGATGCAATTATTATTTTTATTACTAATCCTGTAGATGCAATGACATATATTGCTACTACAGCTTCAAATTATCCTAAGCATAAAATCTTAGGTACGGGTACATTGTTAGAAAGTGCTCGCTTTAGAAAATTAATTGCTAACCATTATAATATTGACCCTAAAAGCGTTGAGGCTTTCGTAATGGGTGAACATGGTAAACACGCTGTACCTATATGGAGTCGTGTACGTATTGCTGGTATGACTATCGAAGAGTTTGAAGAACTTTATGATTGTGAACCAATAGATAAAGAAGCGATAAGTAGTATTATCGATAAAGTAGCTTTTGATGTTTTACATAATAAAGGGTGGACGAATACTGCTATTTCACGTGCTACGGTCGAATTAGTTAATACTATTGTGTTAAATCAACGTGCAATTTTACCTGTGACTTCAATGTTAGAAGGTGAATATAATAAGTATAATGTAGGATTAGGTATGCCTACGTTAATAAGTAACCGAGGTGTTGAAAAACGTTTTGCTCTGAAGTTAGACGAGATAGAACTTCAACGTTTAGCAGATGCGGAAGCTTATATTAAAGAAGCAATTGCAGTAGAAGAAGCATAA
- the vraX gene encoding C1q-binding complement inhibitor VraX, with protein MIIYKQAFENGNPICEIITKTFKTITVKFDENFSNSELYRLLSLLESDVDNMNLSY; from the coding sequence ATGATAATCTACAAACAAGCTTTTGAAAATGGTAATCCTATTTGTGAGATAATTACTAAAACATTTAAAACAATAACTGTGAAGTTTGATGAAAATTTTAGTAATTCAGAACTATATAGGTTACTCTCTCTACTTGAAAGCGACGTTGATAACATGAATCTAAGTTATTAA
- a CDS encoding MFS transporter has product MLNLSPSIYALLIATFLQKFTEFLVIPFLSIYLVSQYHYSGFTVGTILAVVAITKMVMSFIAAPFLDQYDKKVIIYIGLSICVISFASFPFIHNYIGFIAFSIFSSVGTSLAVPLYKALISILSPEDKKKLVFNVRYYLINLAAAFAPLLSTQWRAIGYANLFYAVALAYSINILVFVYTFTKFNIDLSHFKQATSLSFKRSINIFKNNISFVYLIAGAIFFTFGYNQMTVLLPQFFTHEHGAHTASSLYAQLVLVNGITVLTCQYFIYKIGNKVPTKNAVMIGGTLLPIGLLLLGTMTHIVMLIVAMFIFTIGEMFVFTMLDIRIDEISQEGLKGSYYSLAGLQNFGGLLAPLLGGYLLDVTQHGFILFGILALITFISVWMFSLSKKKEIYTA; this is encoded by the coding sequence ATGCTCAATTTATCGCCATCTATATATGCTTTACTTATCGCTACTTTTTTGCAAAAATTTACAGAATTTTTAGTCATTCCATTTTTGTCTATCTATTTAGTATCGCAATATCATTATAGTGGTTTTACGGTAGGAACTATATTGGCAGTTGTTGCCATCACCAAAATGGTTATGAGTTTTATTGCAGCACCATTTTTAGACCAATATGATAAAAAAGTAATTATCTACATAGGTTTATCAATTTGTGTAATTAGCTTTGCTAGCTTTCCTTTTATACATAATTATATTGGTTTTATTGCATTCTCCATTTTTTCTAGTGTTGGGACGTCATTAGCAGTACCGTTGTACAAAGCTTTAATCTCTATCCTATCTCCAGAAGATAAGAAGAAATTAGTCTTCAATGTGCGCTATTACTTAATTAATTTAGCTGCTGCTTTTGCACCTTTATTATCTACGCAATGGCGAGCGATTGGTTATGCAAATTTATTCTACGCTGTAGCTTTAGCTTATAGCATTAATATTTTAGTGTTTGTGTACACTTTTACTAAATTTAATATCGATTTATCACATTTTAAGCAAGCAACATCATTATCATTTAAGCGGTCCATTAATATCTTTAAAAATAATATAAGTTTTGTATATCTGATTGCAGGCGCTATATTTTTCACTTTTGGCTACAATCAAATGACCGTCTTGTTACCTCAATTTTTCACGCATGAACATGGTGCACATACTGCTTCAAGTCTTTATGCACAGTTAGTTTTAGTAAACGGTATTACAGTATTAACTTGTCAGTATTTTATTTATAAAATTGGCAATAAGGTACCTACAAAAAACGCAGTTATGATAGGTGGAACATTACTACCTATTGGACTATTGCTACTAGGTACGATGACACATATTGTGATGCTCATAGTGGCAATGTTTATATTTACAATTGGAGAAATGTTTGTTTTTACAATGCTTGATATACGAATTGATGAGATCTCACAAGAAGGTTTAAAAGGTTCTTATTATTCTTTAGCAGGCTTACAAAACTTTGGTGGATTGTTAGCACCATTGTTAGGTGGTTACTTGCTTGACGTGACGCAACATGGTTTTATTCTTTTCGGAATTTTAGCGCTTATTACATTTATTAGTGTATGGATGTTTAGCTTAAGTAAGAAAAAAGAAATATATACAGCATAA
- a CDS encoding MFS transporter: protein MDFDKSNINMVETKKAKKTVFATGIGNAMEWFDFGLYSYLAVIISQNFFSSVQNDQLKLIFTFATFAIAFLLRPVGGIIFGIIGDKYGRKVVLTTTIIMMAFSTLLIGLLPTYDQIGVWAPILLLLGRVLQGFSTGGEYAGAMVYVAESSPDKKRNSLGCGLEIGTLSGYIAASVLSGVLFFALSSEQMASWGWRIPFILGLFLGIFGFYLRRKLEESPVYENDIESTPKRDNVHFFTIIRYYYKDIIVCFVAVAFFNCTNYMVTSYLPSYLQGVVKLDDTLVSVLITIVMAIMIPLALMFGRVADKIGEKKVFLIGLIGTAVLSTVAFSLFQTKSLVFIIIGIFILGFFLSTYEATMPGSLPTMFYTHIRYRTLAVTFNVSVSLFGGTTPLIASSLVAKTGDPLSPAYYLTAVSIVGIIVVGLLHVSTAGKSLKGSYPNVSSQKEFDYYAENPKKALWWIKDKHV, encoded by the coding sequence ATGGATTTTGATAAAAGCAATATAAACATGGTTGAAACAAAAAAAGCGAAAAAAACAGTATTCGCGACAGGAATTGGTAATGCCATGGAATGGTTTGACTTTGGTCTTTATTCTTATTTGGCAGTCATCATAAGCCAAAACTTTTTCAGTTCAGTTCAAAATGATCAATTGAAACTGATATTTACTTTTGCTACATTCGCAATTGCGTTCCTACTTAGACCAGTAGGTGGTATTATCTTCGGTATAATTGGAGATAAATACGGTAGAAAAGTAGTACTAACAACGACGATTATAATGATGGCATTTTCTACATTATTAATCGGACTGTTACCTACATACGATCAAATTGGTGTATGGGCGCCTATATTATTATTATTAGGACGTGTTTTACAAGGATTCTCAACAGGTGGGGAATATGCTGGTGCAATGGTTTACGTTGCCGAGTCTTCACCGGATAAAAAACGTAATTCATTAGGTTGTGGACTTGAAATAGGAACATTATCTGGTTATATCGCAGCTTCAGTACTAAGCGGTGTATTATTCTTCGCTTTAAGTTCTGAGCAAATGGCTAGTTGGGGATGGAGAATTCCATTCATTCTAGGATTATTTTTAGGTATCTTTGGTTTCTATTTACGTAGAAAATTAGAAGAATCTCCAGTATATGAGAATGATATCGAATCTACACCTAAACGTGATAATGTACATTTCTTCACGATTATTAGATATTATTATAAAGATATTATTGTTTGTTTCGTAGCAGTTGCATTCTTTAACTGTACAAACTATATGGTAACTTCATATTTACCTTCATATTTACAAGGTGTAGTGAAGTTAGATGATACTTTAGTATCAGTATTAATTACTATTGTAATGGCTATTATGATACCGTTAGCGCTTATGTTTGGTAGAGTGGCTGACAAAATCGGTGAGAAAAAAGTATTCTTAATTGGTTTAATTGGTACAGCTGTTTTAAGTACTGTAGCGTTCTCATTATTCCAAACTAAGTCTCTAGTATTTATCATTATTGGTATTTTCATTTTAGGTTTCTTCTTATCAACATATGAAGCGACAATGCCAGGTTCTTTACCAACAATGTTCTATACACATATTCGTTACAGAACATTAGCTGTAACATTTAACGTATCAGTATCATTATTTGGTGGTACAACACCATTAATTGCTTCTAGTTTAGTAGCTAAAACAGGTGATCCTTTATCTCCTGCTTATTACTTAACGGCGGTAAGTATTGTAGGTATTATTGTTGTAGGCTTACTACATGTGAGTACTGCAGGTAAATCTTTAAAAGGGTCTTATCCTAACGTATCTAGTCAAAAAGAATTTGATTATTATGCGGAAAATCCTAAAAAAGCATTATGGTGGATTAAAGATAAACATGTATAA